The Deinococcus humi genome has a segment encoding these proteins:
- a CDS encoding XdhC family protein, whose product MNAAETRALLDALKAATQQGQRAAIATVVGVQGSAYRREGTRMLVLDDGAQVCMLSGGCLEAEVVEVALEVIRSGTPTVTHYDLSEDATWGLGIGCGGSVDVRVEPVEGDDPVMGAWLRALENGELAALVVPLKGEGRLLITPDGATLGDLSPTSLRDFAVQAAQARLGQLEPRAVTLAAPDGTPVFIDISMPPPVLVLYGAGHDAMPLARGAHDLGYEVHVIDPRGAYLTPGRFPGAILHDLAPEDLAQFTPPARASLLIMNHHLDRDRVCLQHALWSGAPYVGVLGPLSRAQGLLDELKAEGVGFSDAELARLRAPVGLRLGAEAPEEVALSILAELMAWRRGYDGGFLSGHAGRIHDAHTHAASPALGASPEQ is encoded by the coding sequence ATGAACGCCGCCGAGACCCGCGCCCTGCTCGACGCCCTGAAGGCCGCAACCCAGCAAGGCCAGCGCGCCGCCATCGCCACCGTCGTGGGCGTGCAGGGCAGCGCCTACCGCCGTGAGGGCACGCGGATGCTGGTGCTGGACGACGGCGCACAGGTCTGCATGCTCTCGGGGGGCTGCCTGGAGGCCGAAGTGGTGGAGGTGGCGCTGGAGGTGATCCGCAGCGGCACCCCCACGGTCACCCACTACGATCTCTCGGAGGACGCGACCTGGGGCCTGGGCATCGGTTGCGGCGGCAGCGTGGACGTGCGCGTGGAGCCCGTGGAGGGGGACGACCCGGTGATGGGCGCGTGGCTGCGGGCGCTGGAGAACGGAGAACTGGCGGCGCTGGTCGTGCCTCTCAAAGGTGAGGGCCGCCTCCTGATCACGCCGGATGGGGCCACGCTGGGGGACCTCTCCCCCACCAGCCTGCGCGACTTTGCCGTGCAGGCGGCCCAGGCACGCCTGGGGCAGCTTGAGCCGCGGGCGGTGACCCTGGCCGCGCCAGACGGGACGCCCGTGTTCATCGACATCAGCATGCCCCCGCCGGTGCTGGTGCTGTACGGCGCAGGCCACGACGCCATGCCACTGGCGCGTGGGGCGCACGATCTGGGCTACGAGGTGCATGTGATCGATCCACGCGGCGCGTACCTCACGCCAGGACGTTTTCCGGGGGCCATCTTGCATGACCTCGCGCCGGAAGACCTGGCACAGTTCACGCCGCCCGCCCGCGCCAGCCTGCTGATCATGAACCACCATCTGGACCGCGACCGGGTGTGCCTTCAGCACGCGCTGTGGTCTGGTGCGCCCTACGTGGGCGTGCTGGGACCGCTGAGCCGTGCCCAGGGCCTGCTGGACGAGCTGAAGGCGGAGGGCGTGGGCTTCAGTGACGCGGAACTGGCCCGCCTGCGTGCCCCGGTGGGTCTGCGCCTGGGTGCCGAAGCCCCCGAGGAGGTGGCCCTGAGCATCCTGGCCGAGTTGATGGCGTGGCGGCGCGGCTACGACGGGGGCTTTCTGAGCGGCCATGCCGGGCGCATTCACGACGCCCACACGCACGCGGCCAGTCCGGCGCTGGGGGCGTCCCCGGAACAGTAA
- a CDS encoding lysophospholipid acyltransferase family protein, with translation MDPAPKPAADAVPTPHPRLYPVIHWCVGRVVDYGGGVQVSGLEHLPRGGLDGCVARSGAADSGVIVAGTHALAMDPFTIGYAIPPALHRLQFMAKRDAFEWRVIGPHAIGPVLRATGAFPVDRSGRDPRALRQALRVLRRGGMVGIFPQGTRNGQGLHGGAALLALKAGVPIVPVRVWHDRPAWLPRGLPGGRWHVRFGPPLHPQGDSLRGLTLRWEKAVAVL, from the coding sequence ATGGACCCGGCCCCAAAGCCTGCCGCCGATGCCGTGCCCACGCCACACCCCCGGTTGTACCCGGTCATTCACTGGTGTGTGGGCCGGGTTGTGGACTACGGCGGTGGCGTGCAAGTCAGCGGTCTAGAACACCTGCCACGCGGGGGGCTGGATGGCTGTGTGGCGCGGAGTGGTGCAGCGGACAGCGGCGTGATCGTCGCCGGAACCCACGCGCTGGCCATGGACCCCTTTACCATCGGCTACGCTATTCCGCCCGCGCTCCACCGCCTGCAATTTATGGCCAAGCGCGACGCATTCGAGTGGAGGGTAATCGGTCCCCATGCCATCGGTCCAGTTTTGCGCGCAACAGGGGCGTTTCCGGTGGACCGTAGTGGACGCGACCCCCGCGCGTTGCGGCAGGCGCTGCGGGTGCTGCGGCGCGGCGGCATGGTGGGAATCTTCCCGCAGGGCACGCGCAACGGTCAGGGGCTGCACGGCGGCGCGGCGCTGCTGGCCCTGAAGGCAGGGGTGCCCATCGTCCCGGTGCGGGTGTGGCATGACCGCCCAGCGTGGCTGCCGCGCGGCCTGCCCGGGGGCCGCTGGCACGTCCGTTTCGGTCCGCCGTTGCACCCGCAGGGCGACAGTCTGCGCGGCCTGACCCTGCGCTGGGAGAAGGCGGTGGCCGTGCTGTAG
- a CDS encoding cobalamin B12-binding domain-containing protein — protein MDHNRNETTDRRIRVLIAKPGMDGHDRGAKVVARALRDAGMEVIYTGLRQTAEMIVNAAVQEDVDAIGLSVLSGAHMHYFRDVMALLKEKDATDIIVFGGGIIPDQDLPKLKELGVGQVFTPGANTEDAATYLQGAVAERWRTQGEG, from the coding sequence ATGGACCACAACAGGAATGAAACGACAGACCGCCGGATACGGGTTCTGATCGCCAAGCCGGGCATGGACGGCCATGACCGGGGCGCAAAGGTGGTGGCCCGCGCCCTGCGCGACGCCGGAATGGAAGTGATCTACACCGGGCTGCGCCAGACCGCCGAGATGATCGTGAACGCCGCCGTGCAGGAGGACGTGGACGCCATTGGCCTGAGCGTGCTTTCGGGGGCGCACATGCACTATTTCCGTGACGTGATGGCTCTGCTCAAGGAAAAGGACGCCACCGACATCATCGTGTTCGGCGGCGGTATCATTCCCGATCAGGACCTGCCCAAGCTCAAGGAGCTGGGCGTGGGCCAGGTGTTCACGCCAGGGGCGAACACCGAGGACGCCGCCACCTACCTTCAGGGTGCCGTAGCCGAGCGCTGGCGGACGCAGGGGGAGGGGTGA
- a CDS encoding MFS transporter, whose protein sequence is MSKAAPAALPAAPVQVGRLVPLYAAQALATGATTVSTILASIIMGTLGFGSLSGLPSTLISVSAALSAGFFGALMLRSGRKLGLGLAFALGTLGAVLGFFGGKLGLTPLFLVGASMMGAAQGGYQQARYAAAESVPDNRRGTALGALMLMSVLGSFLMTGFSHPIEGLAVTLGTTPEIVGWLVGGALLGGSALLMLLWTPVREPVTATVAGATRKTPSFSEAFRVPGVRSTALALATAQGLMVTLMSLTPLRAHNMGMDHTGIAALISGHILGMFGFGWLTGPLIDRLGVRVGYVGGAALLCTAALTAALPGAGALGLSMFLLGLGWNLAFVSGSKSLTRFPAVQGVTDGLGYITAGAGTLLGGFVIARAGFPLLAYICAALALLPLLSAWRAGKSSSSVRQAA, encoded by the coding sequence ATGAGTAAAGCCGCGCCTGCCGCGCTGCCCGCTGCCCCCGTTCAGGTGGGGCGACTTGTGCCGCTGTACGCCGCACAGGCGCTGGCGACGGGGGCCACCACGGTCAGCACCATCCTGGCGAGCATCATCATGGGCACGCTGGGTTTCGGCAGCCTGTCAGGGCTGCCCAGCACGCTGATCAGCGTGTCGGCGGCGCTGTCGGCGGGCTTTTTCGGCGCGTTGATGCTGCGCTCGGGGCGCAAGTTGGGCCTGGGGCTGGCCTTTGCCCTGGGCACGCTGGGCGCGGTGCTGGGCTTTTTCGGGGGCAAACTGGGGCTCACGCCGCTGTTTCTGGTGGGCGCCTCCATGATGGGCGCGGCGCAGGGCGGCTACCAGCAGGCGCGCTACGCCGCCGCCGAGAGCGTGCCCGACAACCGCCGGGGCACCGCCCTGGGCGCCCTGATGTTGATGAGTGTGCTGGGCTCGTTCCTGATGACCGGCTTCTCGCACCCCATTGAGGGGCTGGCCGTCACCCTCGGCACCACTCCCGAAATTGTCGGCTGGCTGGTGGGCGGCGCGTTACTGGGCGGCTCAGCGCTGCTGATGCTGCTGTGGACCCCGGTCCGCGAACCGGTCACTGCCACCGTCGCCGGAGCCACCCGCAAGACCCCCTCCTTCTCCGAGGCGTTCCGCGTGCCGGGGGTTCGCAGCACCGCGCTGGCGCTGGCCACGGCGCAGGGACTGATGGTCACGCTGATGAGCCTCACGCCGCTGCGAGCGCACAATATGGGCATGGACCACACGGGAATCGCCGCGCTGATCAGCGGGCACATCCTGGGCATGTTCGGCTTTGGCTGGCTGACCGGGCCGCTGATTGACCGCCTGGGCGTGCGGGTAGGCTACGTGGGCGGCGCGGCCCTGCTGTGCACGGCGGCCCTGACCGCGGCGCTGCCAGGAGCCGGGGCGCTGGGCCTGAGCATGTTCCTGCTGGGGCTGGGCTGGAACCTGGCCTTCGTGTCGGGCAGCAAGTCGCTGACCCGCTTTCCCGCCGTGCAGGGGGTCACCGATGGCCTGGGCTACATCACGGCGGGGGCGGGCACGCTGTTGGGCGGCTTCGTGATCGCCCGCGCTGGGTTTCCGCTGCTGGCCTACATCTGCGCGGCACTGGCACTGCTGCCGCTGCTCAGTGCGTGGCGGGCCGGGAAATCTTCCTCATCTGTCCGGCAGGCCGCATGA
- the cmk gene encoding (d)CMP kinase, translating into MIVTIDGVAASGKSSVSSGVARALGVPYVSSGLLYRAATLLGLEAGLELQNAPGLLAYLQIHPLRLEPLAGGNRIWQGERELTGELHSTRVDAGVSVVAALPEVRAWVDAQLRALPSPFVAEGRDMGTNVFPHAGAKFYLTASPHVRAQRRAQERPEDVPAIEAALIRRDALDRVQSAPAPDAVVIDTGPLTLDGVIQTILAQLPEQQRSRPASSV; encoded by the coding sequence ATGATCGTGACCATTGACGGCGTGGCGGCCAGCGGCAAATCCAGCGTGTCGAGCGGGGTGGCGCGGGCGCTGGGCGTGCCGTATGTCAGCAGCGGCCTGCTGTACCGCGCCGCGACCCTGCTGGGGCTGGAGGCAGGGCTGGAACTGCAGAATGCTCCTGGCCTGCTGGCCTACCTGCAGATCCATCCCCTGCGGCTGGAACCGCTGGCCGGGGGCAACCGAATCTGGCAGGGGGAGCGCGAGTTGACGGGCGAGCTTCACTCCACTCGCGTGGACGCTGGCGTGAGCGTCGTGGCCGCCTTACCAGAGGTCCGTGCCTGGGTGGACGCTCAGTTGCGGGCCCTGCCCTCCCCCTTCGTGGCCGAGGGCCGGGACATGGGCACCAACGTGTTTCCGCACGCCGGGGCCAAGTTCTACCTGACGGCCAGTCCGCATGTCCGCGCCCAGCGGCGCGCCCAGGAACGCCCGGAGGACGTGCCCGCCATCGAGGCTGCCCTGATCCGCCGTGACGCGCTGGACCGCGTGCAGAGTGCTCCCGCGCCCGACGCCGTGGTGATCGACACCGGGCCGCTGACCCTGGACGGCGTGATCCAGACCATCCTGGCCCAGTTGCCTGAACAGCAGAGGTCACGGCCAGCCAGCTCCGTCTAG
- the rraA gene encoding ribonuclease E activity regulator RraA: protein MTPFTPTPDLCDAHPEAQVFAPIFRDFGGRARFSGPAFTLRVYENNTLVRATLETPGEARVMVVDGGGSLNCALVGDQLAGLGVENGWAGIIIHGCVRDTAQLREMPIGIRALAVHPRRSGRANVGETDVVLTVAGATVRPGDMVHADEDGICLLAAPTDQ, encoded by the coding sequence ATGACCCCTTTCACGCCCACCCCTGACCTGTGCGACGCCCACCCGGAAGCACAGGTCTTCGCGCCCATCTTCCGCGACTTCGGAGGACGGGCGCGGTTCAGCGGCCCTGCCTTCACCCTGCGCGTCTATGAGAACAACACGCTCGTGCGCGCCACGCTGGAAACGCCCGGCGAGGCACGGGTGATGGTGGTGGACGGCGGCGGCAGCCTGAACTGCGCGCTGGTGGGCGATCAACTGGCCGGGCTGGGTGTGGAGAACGGCTGGGCAGGCATCATCATTCACGGCTGCGTGCGCGATACAGCGCAGTTGAGGGAGATGCCCATCGGCATCCGGGCGCTGGCCGTCCATCCCCGTCGCAGCGGCAGGGCGAATGTGGGCGAAACGGATGTGGTCCTCACTGTTGCGGGCGCGACCGTACGCCCCGGCGACATGGTTCACGCCGACGAGGACGGCATCTGCCTCCTGGCTGCACCCACGGACCAGTGA